In Strigops habroptila isolate Jane chromosome 4, bStrHab1.2.pri, whole genome shotgun sequence, a single genomic region encodes these proteins:
- the GPR176 gene encoding G-protein coupled receptor 176 has protein sequence MGYNKSWISRNESEHPPYQAVTRALEMRNASAGEMVWQGGNGSQAGAAEGQEHSEEQTYRHFTTTVQIVIFVGSLLGNLMVLWSTCRTSVLKSVTNRFIKNLACSGICASLVCVPFDIALSASPHCCWWIYTMLFCRIAKFLHKVFCSVTILSFPAIALDRYYSVLYPLERKISDAKSRDLVIYIWAHAIVASIPVFAVTNVSDIYAMSTCSESWSYSLGHLIYVIIYNITTVIVPVAVVFLFMILIRRALSASQKKKVIIAALRTPQNTISIPYASQREAELHAMLLSMVMIFIFCSVPYVTLVIYRTILNISDISVFLFLTAIWLPKVSLLANPLLFLTVNKSVRKCLVGTLVQLHQRYSRRNIVSSGGFADANLEPSVRSGSQLLEMFHIGQQQIFKPTEDEENETKSIGSGDLEQKEIPTTSLEVGETLVHKFIPQTIADSTAQVAPAVATEADMVNDKYSMQFGFGPFELPPQWLSENRNSKKRLLPPLGNTPEELIQTKQPKCKAERKISRNNKVSIFPKVDS, from the exons ATGGGGTACAACAAAAGCTGGATCTCGAGGAATGAAAGCGAGCATCCTCCGTACCAGGCTGTCACCAGAGCCCTGGAGATGAGGAACGCCTCGGCTGGGGAGATGGTGTGGCAGGGTGGGAAcggcagccaggctggggccGCGGAGGGCCAGGAGCACAGTGAGGAGCAGACCTACAGGCATTTCACTACCACGGTGCAAATCGTCATCTTTGTAGGCTCTTTGCTGG GTAACCTCATGGTGCTGTGGTCAACTTGCAGAACATCGGTACTTAAATCTGTAACAAACCGATTCATTAAGAATTTGGCCTGCTCGGGGATCTGTGCCAGCCTAGTCTGTGTGCCTTTTGACATTGCTCTTAGTGCCAGtccacactgctgctggtggaTCTATACGATGCTCTTCTGCAGAATTGCCAAGTTTCTGCACAAAGTCTTCTGCTCAGTGACCATCCTTAGTTTTCCAGCCATTGCTCTTGACAG GTACTACTCTGTTTTATAccctctggaaagaaaaatatctgatgCAAAATCCCGAGACCTGGTTATCTATATCTGGGCCCATGCAATAGTGGCCAGCATTCCAGTATTTGCTGTAACCAACGTGTCTGATATTTATGCCATGTCCACCTGTTCTGAATCTTGGAGTTACTCCCTTGGCCACCTGATATATGTCATCATCTATAATATCACCACAGTGATTGTACCAGTGGCTgtggtatttctttttatgattCTTATTCGCAGGGCACTGAGTGCcagccagaagaaaaaagtcatcatAGCTGCATTGAGGACCCCTCAGAATACAATTTCTATCCCTTATGCCTCCCAGCGAGAAGCTGAGCTTCATGCCATGCTGCTTTCCATGGTtatgatatttattttctgcagtgtcCCCTATGTAACTTTAGTGATTTACCGCACCATACTCaatatttcagatatttcagtCTTCTTGTTCCTCACTGCCATCTGGTTGCCCAAGGTCTCTTTGCTGGCCaatcctttgttatttttaactgtgaaCAAATCAGTGCGAAAGTGCTTAGTGGGGACACTAGTACAGCTGCACCAAAGGTATAGCAGGAGAAATATTGTCAGCTCGGGTGGTTTTGCAGATGCTAATCTGGAGCCTAGTGTCCGTTCAGGAAGCCAGCTTCTGGAGATGTTTCACATTGGGCAACAACAAATCTTCAAGCCAACAGAGGATGAGGAGAATGAGACCAAATCCATTGGTTCTGGTGACttggaacagaaagaaattcctACCACCAGTTTAGAGGTAGGAGAGACTTTGGTTCACAAATTTATACCACAGACAATTGCAGACTCTACAGCTCAGGTGGCGCCAGCTGTGGCCACAGAAGCTGATATGGTAAATGACAAGTATTCCATGCAGTTTGGTTTTGGACCCTTTGAGCTGCCTCCCCAGTGGCTCTCAGAAAACCGAAACAGTAAGAAGCGACTCCTGCCTCCTTTGGGGAATACCCCTGAAGAGCTAATCCAGACAAAACAGCCTAAGtgtaaagcagaaagaaaaatcagcagaaacaATAAAGTCAGTATCTTTCCCAAGGTGGATTCTTAG